One genomic region from Balaenoptera musculus isolate JJ_BM4_2016_0621 chromosome X, mBalMus1.pri.v3, whole genome shotgun sequence encodes:
- the LOC118888968 gene encoding vegetative cell wall protein gp1-like, producing the protein MGESVETERKLVVSWAGGEEAGNWKRRRPVNLKPVPPDPVPPDPVTPHPVPPDPVPPDPVSPHPVPPDPVPPDPVPLDPVTPDPGPLDPIRLDPIPPHPVPPDPVPLDPVPPDPIRLDPVPPDRVSLDPVPPDPVPLDPVPPDPIRLDPVPPDRVSLDPVPPDPVPPDPVPPDPVPLHPVPPDPVPPDPVPLHPVPPDPVPPDPVPLDPVPPDPGPPDPVSLDPVPPDPVPPDRVSLDPVPPDPVPPDPVPPDTVPLHPVTPDPVPPDPVPLHPVPPDPVPLHPVPPDPVPPDPVPLDPVPPDPVPPDRVSLDPVPPDPVPPDPVPPDTVPLHPVTQDPVPLHPVPPDPVPLHPVPPEPVPPDPVPPDPVSLDPVPPDPVPPDPVPPDLGMPAAEEAGRRATAGAAWEAAGRGAAAGPAAGFSPGENPSPRGLASATGAHYSGDLHANGRDRDPGIRGRP; encoded by the exons ATGGGGGAGTCCGTAGAGACAGAACGCAAATTGGTGGTTtcctgggctgggggagaggaagctgggaa TTGGAAACGGCGGCGCCCTGTGAACCTGAAGCCTGTGCCCCCGGACCCGGTGCCCCCGGACCCCGTAACCCCACACCCTGTACCCCCGGACCCTGTGCCCCCGGACCCCGTATCCCCGCACCCTGTGCCCCCGGACCCTGTACCCCCAGACCCTGTACCCCTGGACCCTGTGACCCCGGACCCTGGACCCCTGGACCCCATACGCCTGGACCCCATACCCCCACACCCTGTGCCCCCGGACCCTGTACCCCTGGACCCTGTGCCCCCGGACCCCATACGCCTGGACCCCGTACCCCCGGACCGTGTGTCCCTGGACCCTGTACCCCCGGACCCCGTACCCCTGGACCCTGTGCCCCCGGACCCCATACGCCTGGACCCCGTACCCCCGGACCGTGTGTCCCTGGACCCTGTACCCCCGGACCCCGTACCCCCGGACCCTGTACCCCCAGACCCTGTACCCCTGCACCCTGTGCCCCCAGACCCTGTACCCCCGGACCCTGTACCCCTGCACCCTGTACCCCCGGACCCCGTGCCCCCGGACCCTGTGCCCCTGGACCCCGTGCCCCCGGACCCCGGACCCCCGGACCCTGTGTCCCTGGACCCCGTACCCCCGGACCCCGTACCCCCGGACCGTGTGTCCCTGGACCCTGTACCCCCGGACCCCGTACCCCCGGACCCTGTACCCCCAGACACTGTACCCCTGCACCCTGTGACCCCGGACCCTGTACCCCCGGACCCTGTACCCCTGCACCCTGTGCCCCCGGACCCTGTACCCCTGCACCCTGTACCCCCGGACCCTGTGCCCCCGGACCCTGTACCCCTGGACCCCGTGCCCCCGGACCCCGTACCCCCGGACCGTGTGTCCCTGGACCCTGTACCCCCGGACCCCGTACCCCCGGACCCTGTACCCCCAGACACTGTACCCCTGCACCCTGTGACCCAGGACCCTGTACCCCTGCACCCTGTGCCCCCGGACCCTGTACCCCTGCACCCTGTACCCCCGGAACCTGTGCCCCCGGACCCTGTACCCCCGGACCCTGTGTCCCTGGACCCCGTACCACCGGACCCCGTGCCCCCGGACCCCGTGCCCCCAGACCTTGGGATGCCGGCAGCCGAGGAGGCGGGGCGCAGGGCCACTGCGGGGGCCGCTTGGGAAGCAGCTGGGAGAGGCGCGGCTGCGGGGCCCGCTGCTGGCTTCTCCCCAGGAGAAAACC CCTCTCCCCGAGGCCTGGCCTCTGCGACTGGGGCCCACTACTCTGGTGACCTCCACGCCAACGGACGTGACCGTGACCCGGGCATCCGGGGTCGTCCGTGA
- the LOC118889100 gene encoding transcription factor SPT20 homolog, whose protein sequence is MQQALERALDRAEYVIASAQQRPPERKYPSNGEKSLYEKLYDIYVEECEKEPEVTEELRSNVNLLEKLLRRESLPCLVVNLYPGKEGYSLMLKGEHGSSAETIRLPYEEGELLEYLDAEELPPVLVDFLEKSQVNVFHRGCVIAEIRDYRQSSGREPPHYQSRHILLRPTMQTLACDVEAIASDNQNWTQEDKLLLESQLILATAEPLCLDPSISVVCTENRLLYNKQKLNTLPMKRNFKRHSMASLNRQQELSRPPPPELRALTSCKRIRESKTGGNSGLKTFKAGSCVDTWKQRPCDLAVPSQVDVEKYAKGKKSVGYDDSQPTVWPVHEVQGGLGFGCEAGYQSQATRLTVRQLTDNSLASGKGSGKEATWERQLSPPHPSADGHPCSFLPRPKTDAGRVVSRPEESVQKSTQCPVQMSHSSSGSAGLGQPSPGKEPEQPKTGWVQSSVPGRGAKHPAPPMRLPGRSGRSSWGDSLSSQQAGSSQPCPPPGPAPKPPGLSQKSSVELSPVSTLPATALSTAGS, encoded by the coding sequence ATGCAGCAGGCTCTAGAAAGAGCTTTGGATCGTGCGGAGTATGTCATTGCAAGTGCCCAACAGAGACCTCCGGAAAGGAAATACCCATCTAATGGGGAGAAGTCTCTCTATGAAAAACTTTATGACATTTATGTTGAAGAATGTGAAAAGGAGCCTGAGGTTACGGAGGAATTAAGAAGCAATGTGAACCTGTTAGAGAAGCTTCTTAGGAGAGAGTCGTTGCCGTGTTTGGTGGTCAACCTGTACCCAGGAAAAGAGGGCTATTCGCTGATGCTCAAGGGGGAACATGGATCATCTGCAGAGACCATTCGACTGCCCTATGAAGAAGGGGAATTGCTCGAATACTTGGATGCAGAAGAATTACCTCCTGTTTTGGTGGATTTCCTGGAAAAGTCTCAGGTTAACGTTTTTCATCGTGGGTGTGTCATAGCAGAAATACGGGACTACAGGCAGTCCAGCGGCAGGGAACCTCCCCATTACCAAAGCAGGCATATTCTCTTACGTCCCACGATGCAGACTTTAGCCTGCGATGTAGAGGCCATAGCCAGCGATAACCAGAATTGGACCCAGGAGGACAAACTTTTGCTTGAGAGCCAACTGATCTTAGCTACAGCTGAACCACTGTGTCTAGACCCTTCTATATCAGTGGTCTGCACTGAAAACAGACTGCTCtataacaaacaaaagctgaacaCTCTTCCCATGAAAAGGAACTTCAAGAGGCATTCTATGGCCTCTCTGAATCGGCAGCAGGAGCTGTCTCGTCCACCTCCTCCTGAGCTAAGAGCCCTGACTTCCTgcaaaagaataagagaaagtaaaacagGTGGGAATTCCGGCCTCAAAACTTTTAAAGCAGGAAGTTGTGTAGATACGTGGAAACAGAGACCCTGTGACTTGGCCGTACCTTCTCAAGTGGACGTGGAGAAATATGCTAAAGGGAAAAAGTCTGTCGGATACGATGATTCACAACCAACAGTCTGGCCCGTGCATGAGGTACAAGGTGGTCTTGGATTTGGATGTGAGGCTGGCTACCAGTCCCAGGCAACAAGGCTGACCGTCAGGCAGCTGACTGATAATTCACTTGCCTCTGGAAAAGGGTCCGGTAAAGAAGCCACGTGGGAGAGACAGctgtctcccccccacccctccgcaGATGGCCATCCCTGCAGTTTCCTGCCCAGGCCAAAGACTGATGCTGGGAGAGTGGTCAGTCGGCCCGAGGAGTCGGTCCAGAAGAGCACCCAGTGTCCAGTGCAGATGTCACACAGCTCCAGTGGCTCCGCCGGTCTCGGGCAACCTTCTCCAGGGAAAGAACCAGAGCAGCCTAAGACTGGGTGGGTTCAGTCTTCAGTGCCCGGCAGAGGAGCCAAACATCCAGCTCCACCCATGAGACTTCCTGGGCGCTCAGGAAGGAGCTCCTGGGGTGACAGCCTCAGTTCACAGCAGGCAGGGAGCTCTCAGCCATGTCCACCTCCTGGCCCTGCTCCTAAGCCACCAGGTCTTTCCCAGAAATCCTCTGTGGAGCTGAGCCCGGTTAGCACGCTTCCTGCCACCGCCCTGTCCACTGCGGGCTCA